One stretch of Glycine soja cultivar W05 chromosome 7, ASM419377v2, whole genome shotgun sequence DNA includes these proteins:
- the LOC114418294 gene encoding transcription factor MYB4-like has translation MGRAPCCSKVGLHKGPWTPKEDALLTKYIQAHGEGQWKSLPKKAGLLRCGKSCRLRWMNYLRPDIKRGNITPEEDDLIIRMHSLLGNRWSLIAGRLPGRTDNEIKNYWNTHLSKKLKIQGTEDTDTHNMLENPQEEPASDGGNNNKKKKKNGGKKKNKGKDNAEPPKTQVYLPKPIRVKAMYLQRTDSNTFTFDSNSNSASGSTSQEKDESPVTKESNVVSEVGNVGEESDGFGFFSEDHDLVNASDIECQSYFPTYHGTLQQLYEEYFQLLNMDQGQFERNSFAESLLE, from the exons ATGGGAAGGGCTCCTTGTTGTTCCAAAGTGGGGTTGCACAAAGGTCCATGGACTCCTAAAGAAGATGCATTGCTTACCAAGTATATCCAAGCTCATGGAGAAGGCCAATGGAAATCACTACCCAAAAAAGCAG GGCTTCTTAGATGTGGAAAAAGTTGTAGATTGAGATGGATGAACTATCTGAGACCAGATATAAAGAGAGGGAACATAACACCAGAAGAAGATGATCTTATAATCAGAATGCATTCACTTTTGGGAAACAGATGGTCCCTCATAGCAGGAAGGTTACCAGGGAGAACAGACAATGAAATAAAGAACTATTGGAACACCCATCTAAGCAAAAAGCTGAAAATTCAAGGAACAGaagacacagacacacacaacATGTTAGAGAATCCTCAAGAAGAGCCAGCCAGTGATGgtggcaacaacaacaaaaagaagaagaagaacggtGGCAAAAAGAAGAACAAAGGCAAAGACAATGCTGAGCCACCAAAGACCCAAGTTTACCTACCAAAACCAATTAGAGTGAAGGCTATGTATTTACAGAGAACGGATAGTAACACCTTCACCTTTGATTCCAATTCCAATTCTGCTAGTGGATCAACAAGCCAAGAGAAGGATGAAAGCCCCGTGACAAAAGAATCAAACGTGGTTAGTGAAGTTGGTAATGTGGGAGAAGAAAGTGATGGTTTTGGCTTCTTCAGTGAGGACCATGACTTAGTCAACGCCTCAGATATTGAATGCCAATCTTATTTTCCCACATATCATGGCACCCTACAGCAACTGTATGAAGAATATTTTCAGCTCTTGAACATGGATCAAGGCCAATTCGAACGGAATTCCTTTGCAGAATCTTTATTAGAGTGA